From a single Populus trichocarpa isolate Nisqually-1 chromosome 17, P.trichocarpa_v4.1, whole genome shotgun sequence genomic region:
- the LOC7482490 gene encoding phosphate transporter PHO1 homolog 9, whose product MKFGKEFAAQMVQEWQEAYMNYNHLKTILKDVLRFRTLRGAPSTVAAATSHGSLKRRVSLYRAFSGLTGRYRGSPRKSEDEVILVSAVQENGGDEHYQTLFLNASDEGGEYELVFFRSLDGEFNKVINFYKKKVEEVMGEADDLSKQMDALIALRIRVDDPVVGGSNIANLAVPGFSSVSASVVHPPINNRNPGWTCMEVIKEVEMSAEANSEDSNKGTNNENSNSQRKTNGYKKDMKTFKPASLEVLDHVKINVEPETPVSTVKNVISSSKSDLSYSKEELRKAEELMTHAFVEFYRKLRLLKSYCFLNQLAFSKIMKKYDKITMRNASKSYLNMVDDSYLGSSDEVTKLMERVEATFIKHFSNGNHRKGMNTLRPKPKKERHRITFSMGFFTGCSAALLIALVVLIHARDILNSEGGPQYMDNIFPLYSLFGFVVLHMLMYAADIYFWKRYRINYAFIFGFKQGTELGYREVLLLASGLSVLALGGVLSNLDMEMDPRTKSFTAITELIPLALLTLVLVIIFCPFNIIYRSSRYFLIQCALHCLFAPLYKVTLPDFFLADQLTSQVQALRNLEFYICYYGWGDFTTRTNTCSGSKVFESFYFVVALIPYWFRFLQCLRRLFEEKDSGQAYNGLKYFLIIIAVAARTAYDLRVGMTLKIFAAATSGAATIMATYWDIVVDWGLLQRDSRNPWLRDKLVIPNRSVYFVAMVLNVVLRLAWMQTVLGFRQTPFLHRKALTAIVACLEIIRRGIWNFFRLENEHLNNVGKYRAFKSVPLPFHYEDKRV is encoded by the exons ATGAAGTTTGGGAAAGAATTTGCAGCACAGATGGTGCAAGAATGGCAGGAAGCATACATGAACTACAACCATCTCAAAACAATCTTGAAAGATGTCTTGCGTTTTAGAACGCTAAGAGGCGCACCGTCAACTGTGGCAGCAGCAACCTCACATGGTTCTTTGAAGAGAAGGGTATCACTCTATAGAGCATTTAGTGGCCTAACAGGCCGGTATAGAGGCTCACCAAGAAAGAGTGAAGATGAAGTGATACTAGTAAGTGCAGTACAAGAAAATGGAGGAGATGAGCATTACCAGACCTTGTTTCTCAATGCATCAGATGAAGGAGGAGAGTATGAGCTTGTGTTCTTTAGGAGTCTTGATGGCGAGTTTAACAAGGTAATCaacttttataagaaaaaagtaGAGGAAGTGATGGGAGAGGCAGATGATTTGAGTAAGCAAATGGATGCTTTGATTGCGCTAAGGATCAGGGTGGATGATCCGGTTGTTGGTGGGTCTAATATTGCGAATCTTGCCGTCCCTGGTTTCTCCTCAGTGTCCGCATCGGTTGTCCATCCTCCCATCAACAACAGGAACCCAG GATGGACATGTATGGAGGTGATTAAAGAAGTTGAGATGAGCGCAGAAGCAAATTCAGAGGATAGTAACAAAGGGACCAACAATGAGAATTCCAATAGCCAGAGGAAAACCAATGGATACAAGAAAGATATGAAGACCTTCAAACCGGCTTCGTTAGAAGTTCTGGATCATGTTAAGATCAATGTTGAGCCTGAAACTCCGGTGTCCACAGTAAAGAATGTCATCTCAAGTTCAAAATCAGACTTGTCGTACAGCAAGGAAGAGCTGAGGAAGGCAGAAGAACTTATGACTCATGCTTTTGTCGAATTCTACAGAAAGCTTCGACTTCTAAAAAGTTACTG CTTCTTGAACCAATTAGCATTCTCcaagataatgaaaaaatatgacaAG ATCACTATGCGAAATGCATCCAAGTCTTACTTGAATATGGTGGACGATTCTTATCTTGGCAGCTCTGATGAG GTTACTAAGCTCATGGAAAGAGTGGAGGCAACCTTCATCAAGCATTTTTCAAATGGGAATCATAGAAAAGGAATGAACACTTTAAGACCAAAGCCTAAAAAGGAAAGACATAGAATTACATTTTCAATGG GTTTCTTCACAGGCTGCTCAGCAGCGCTTTTGATAGCACTCGTTGTGCTTATACATGCCAGGGATATCCTCAATAGTGAAGGAGGTCCTCAATATATGGACAACATATTTCCACTTTACTC ATTGTTTGGATTCGTTGTCCTGCATATGCTCATGTATGCTGCTGATATATACTTCTGGAAGCGTTATCGGATCAATTATGCGTTCATATTTGGGTTTAAGCAAGGAACAGAACTGGGCTATAGAGAAGTCCTCCTCCTTGCTTCAGGTCTTTCAGTGCTTGCATTGGGTGGTGTCCTCTCAAATTTGGATATGGAGATGGACCCAAGAACAAAAAGCTTCACAGCAATTACTGAATTGATTCCTCTGGCCTTGCTCACT CTTGTGCTTGTCATCATATTCTGTCCTTTCAATATCATATATCGATCGAGTCGGTACTTTCTGATCCAATGTGCTTTGCACTGTCTTTTCGCTCCTCTTTACAAG GTTACCCTGCCAGATTTCTTCTTGGCCGATCAGCTTACCAGTCAG GTACAAGCTCTCAGGAATTTGGAGTTTTACATTTGCTACTATGGTTGGGGAGACTTCACAACGAGGACGAACACATGTAGTGGAAGTAAAGTTTTTGAAAGCTTCTACTTCGTTGTAGCACTGATTCCATATTGGTTTCGGTTCCTTCAG TGCCTTCGCCGCCTGTTTGAAGAGAAAGACTCAGGGCAGGCATACAATGGactaaaatactttttaataattatcgCTGTGGCCGCGAGAACAGCATATGATTTGAGAGTGGGAATGACTTTGAAGATATTTGCTGCAGCCACTTCAGGTGCTGCAACGATTATGGCTACATATTGGGACATTGTAGTTGACTGGGGACTTCTTCAGCGAGATTCAAGAAACCCATGGCTGAGAGATAAACTTGTTATTCCTAACAGAAGTGTTTACTTTGTAGCAATG GTGCTGAATGTTGTCTTAAGACTTGCATGGATGCAGACAGTGTTAGGTTTTAGACAAACACCTTTCTTGCACAGAAAAGCCTTGACAGCAATTGTTGCATGCTTGGAGATAATACGCCGTGGCATTTGGAATTTCTTCAG GCTGGAGAATGAGCACTTGAACAACGTCGGCAAATATCGGGCATTTAAGTCGGTACCCCTGCCTTTTCACTACGAAGACAAACGTGTATAA
- the LOC7495989 gene encoding transmembrane emp24 domain-containing protein p24delta9: MSKSNLLMITTLGLFLTIAESMRFDLQSGHTKCVSEDINNSAITVGKYNVVNPNEGYPLPDTHKLNVRVTSPYGNNYHHGDQVDSGNFAFTAAEAGDHTTCFTAPDHKPETTVAIEFEWKTGVAAKDWSKIAKKEQVEVMEIELKKLLDTVTSINEEMFHLRVREEEMQQLNQSTNSKMAGLSFLSLVVCFSVAGLQLWHLKSHFERKKLL; the protein is encoded by the exons atgtcaaaatcaaATCTCTTAATGATAACAACTCTTGGGTTGTTTTTGACAATTGCAGAATCGATGAGGTTTGATCTGCAATCAGGACACACAAAATGCGTATCAGAGGATATAAATAACAGCGCAATTACTGTTGGAAAGTACAATGTTGTCAATCCTAATGAAGGTTATCCTCTTCCTGATACCCACAAGCTTAATGTCAGG GTGACATCGCCATATGGGAACAATTATCACCATGGGGATCAGGTGGATTCAGGTAATTTTGCATTTACTGCAGCTGAGGCTGGTGATCACACTACTTGCTTTACGGCCCCTGATCACAAACCAGAAACCACTGTAGCTATTGAATTTGAATGGAAAACTGGTGTTGCTGCTAAGGATTGGTCTAAGATTGCTAAGAAGGAACAAGTTGAA GTTATGGAAATTGAGTTGAAGAAATTACTGGATACTGTCACATCTATTAATGAAGAGATGTTTCATCTTCGTGTGAG GGAGGAAGAAATGCAACAACTTAATCAATCAACAAACTCCAAAATGGCTGGCCTTAGTTTCCTTTCACTTGTGGTTTGCTTCTCTGTGGCTGGTTTACAGCTCTGGCATCTGAAGTCACATTTTGAGAGGAAGAAGCTGCTGTAG
- the LOC112324713 gene encoding pentatricopeptide repeat-containing protein At5g66520: MHPPSNQQCKPILTLASTLISMAEACNSMSRLKQIHAHSLLTGLHDHSIILAKMLRFAAVSPSGDLAYAQRLFDQLPHPNTFFYNTLIRGYAKSSIPSYSLHLVNQMRQNGVDPDEFTFNFLIKARSRVRVNINRNLPLVVECDEIHGAVLKLGFSSHLFVRNALIHLYAARGNPVVAWRVFDETVGVDVVSWSGLVLAHVRAGELERARWVFDQMPERDVVSWTTMVSAYSQAKYSREALELYVTMLDKGVRPDEVTLVSVISACTNLGDLQMGYSVHSYIDENGFRWMVSLCNALIDMYAKCGCMDRAWQVFNSMSRKSLVTWNSMISACANNRNPEDAFGLFSRMFNYGVAPDGVTFLAVLTAYAHVGLVDEGYRLFESMQRDHGIEARIEHYGCVVNMLGQAGWLEEAFELITSMPLPSNDVVWGVLLAACRKHGDVYMGERVVKKLLELKLDGGYYTS, translated from the coding sequence ATGCACCCGCCAAGCAACCAACAATGCAAGCCTATACTCACCCTGGCGTCCACTCTTATTTCCATGGCAGAGGCTTGCAACTCTATGTCCCGCCTCAAGCAGATCCACGCCCATTCCTTACTCACAGGCCTCCACGACCACTCCATTATCCTTGCCAAGATGCTTCGCTTTGCTGCGGTTTCACCTTCCGGTGATTTAGCCTACGCTCAGCGTCTGTTTGATCAATTGCCCCATCCAAATACTTTCTTCTATAACACCCTCATTCGTGGCTACGCTAAAAGCTCTATCCCTTCTTATTCCTTGCATTTAGTTAATCAGATGAGGCAAAATGGTGTAGACCCAGATGAattcactttcaatttcttgaTAAAAGCGCGGTCAAGAGTGAGAGTGAATATAAACCGTAACCTCCCATTGGTCGTAGAGTGCGATGAGATACACGGGGCCGTGCTAAAGCTTGGGTTTTCTTCGCATTTGTTTGTTCGAAATGCGTTGATACATTTGTATGCGGCGAGGGGGAATCCCGTGGTAGCCTGGAGAGTGTTTGATGAGACGGTGGGAGTGGACGTTGTCTCGTGGTCGGGTTTGGTTTTAGCTCATGTAAGGGCTGGGGAATTAGAGCGTGCAAGATGGGTTTTTGATCAGATGCCAGAGAGGGATGTTGTTTCTTGGACAACTATGGTTTCTGCGTATTCGCAAGCTAAGTATTCGAGGGAGGCATTAGAGTTGTATGTGACTATGCTAGATAAAGGAGTGAGACCAGATGAGGTCACTCTTGTTAGTGTGATTTCAGCATGCACTAATTTGGGTGATTTGCAAATGGGGTATAGTGTGCATTCTTATATTGATGAGAATGGGTTTCGATGGATGGTTTCACTTTGTAATGCATTGATCGATATGTATGCAAAGTGTGGATGTATGGATAGAGCGTGGCAGGTGTTCAATAGCATGAGCAGGAAGAGTCTGGTTACATGGAATTCAATGATTTCTGCATGTGCTAACAACAGGAACCCAGAAGATGCATTCGGGTTATTTAGTCGCATGTTTAATTACGGGGTTGCACCTGATGGGGTTACTTTCTTAGCTGTTTTAACTGCATACGCACATGTGGGGTTGGTAGATGAAGGGTACAGGCTTTTTGAGAGTATGCAGAGAGACCATGGAATTGAGGCAAGGATTGAACATTACGGTTGCGTGGTAAATATGTTAGGTCAAGCAGGGTGGTTAGAGGAGGCATTTGAATTAATTACCAGCATGCCATTACCAAGCAATGACGTTGTTTGGGGAGTTTTGCTTGCAGCCTGTAGAAAACATGGCGATGTGTATATGGGGGAGAGGGTTGTGAAGAAGCTATTAGAGTTAAAACTAGATGGAGGGTACTATACTTCATGA